One stretch of Nicotiana tabacum cultivar K326 chromosome 18, ASM71507v2, whole genome shotgun sequence DNA includes these proteins:
- the LOC107787523 gene encoding thiosulfate/3-mercaptopyruvate sulfurtransferase 1, mitochondrial-like: MASGLLSRTLFAHRFLKSSTFYKPQFFLSAFNKKPFYSQAAPTYFSYKVVGSVTCCVASSRVGTRSTFSTLAVSTNEPVVSVDWLHANLKEPDVKVLDASWYMPDEQRNPLQEYQVAHIPGALFFDVDGISDRTSNFPHMLPSEEAFAAAVSALGIENKDGVIVYDGKGIFSAARVWWMFRVFGHDRVWVLDGGLPRWRASGYDVESSASSDAILKASAASEAIEKVYQGQTVAPITFRTKFQPNLVWTLDQVRKNIEETTYQHIDARSKARFDGVAPEPRKGIRSGHVPGSKCIPFAQMLDGSHTLLSTEELKKKFDQEGISLDKPVITSCGTGVTACILALGLHRLGKTDVPVYDGSWTEWGAHPDAPVSTSEA; this comes from the exons ATGGCATCGGGGCTATTATCCAGGACTCTCTTTGCCCACCGCTTTCTCAAGTCTTCCACTTTCTACAAGCCTCAATTCTTTCTTTCTGCCTTCAAC AAGAAACCATTTTACTCCCAAGCTGCACCAACCTATTTCTCTTACAAGGTTGTGGGTTCTGTTACTTGTTGCGTGGCTTCATCAAGGGTAGGAACACGGTCAACATTCTCAACACTAGCTGTGTCCACCAATGAACCTGTTGTTTCAGTTGACTGGCTCCATGCAAACCTCAAAGAGCCTGATGTGAAG GTGTTGGATGCATCTTGGTACATGCCAGATGAGCAGAGAAACCCACTTCAAGAGTATCAG GTTGCACATATTCCAGGAGCACTCTTCTTTGATGTAGATGGCATATCTGATCGTACTTCAAAT TTTCCACATATGCTGCCATCCGAAGAAGCATTTGCAGCTGCTGTGTCTGCTCTTGGAATCGAGAACAAAGATGGGGTTATTGTCTATGATGGGAAGGGCATTTTCAGCGCAGCTCGTGTATGGTG GATGTTTCGAGTTTTTGGACATGACAGAGTTTGGGTTCTAGATGGTGGCTTGCCAAGATGGCGTGCTTCTGGATATGATGTTGAATCCAGTGCATCTAGTGACGCAATTTTGAAAGCTAGCGCTGCCAGTGAAGCAATAGAGAAAGTATATCAAGGACAGACG GTTGCACCTATTACCTTTCGGACCAAGTTTCAGCCAAACCTCGTCTGGACCCTTGATCAG GTTAGGAAGAACATTGAAGAGACAACATATCAGCATATAGATGCTCGATCCAAAGCTAG GTTTGATGGTGTTGCACCAGAGCCTCGAAAAGGAATAAGAAGTGGTCATGTACCTGGGAGCAAGTGCATTCCTTTTGCACAG ATGCTGGATGGCTCTCATACACTATTATCTACTGAAGAGCTCAAGAAAAAGTTTGATCAGGAAG GTATCTCTTTGGACAAGCCTGTAATAACTTCTTGTGGTACTGGGGTGACGGCTTGCATACTTGCCTTG GGGCTCCATCGACTTGGAAAGACTGATGTTCCCGTGTATGATGGTTCGTGGACGGAATGGGGGGCACATCCAGATGCACCAGTCTCCACATCTGAAGCATAG